The following are encoded in a window of Mycobacteroides chelonae CCUG 47445 genomic DNA:
- the rsmH gene encoding 16S rRNA (cytosine(1402)-N(4))-methyltransferase RsmH: protein MLDRCYELLAPALTARSADGAGAVLIDATLGAGGHTEHFLSVLPGLTVIGLDRDTNALEIARKRLEAFGERFAGVHTRYDGLSDALDGLGYRATSSVDAVLFDLGVSSMQLDQADRGFAYSVDAPLDMRMNSHDELTAADILNTYTAPELSRVLSRFGEERFARRIADEVVRRRAVESFTHSAQLVELLYDTIPAATRRTGGHPAKRTFQALRIAVNAELESLAAAIPTAMAALRPGGRIAVMAYQSLEDKIVKAEFAAAIASRSPIDLPVELPGDAPEFAAITRGAERADDAEIEVNPRSAPVRLRAVERVADRRSA from the coding sequence ATGCTCGACCGCTGCTATGAGCTGCTCGCTCCGGCACTGACCGCCCGGTCCGCGGATGGGGCGGGTGCGGTGCTGATCGATGCCACGCTGGGCGCCGGTGGGCATACCGAGCACTTTCTCTCCGTGCTACCGGGCCTGACGGTGATCGGCCTCGATCGTGATACCAACGCCCTTGAGATTGCCCGGAAGCGGCTGGAGGCCTTTGGCGAGCGATTCGCCGGTGTGCATACCCGCTACGACGGTCTGTCGGATGCGCTTGACGGGTTGGGTTACCGCGCAACGTCTTCGGTTGACGCAGTGCTCTTCGATCTGGGTGTGTCGTCCATGCAGCTCGATCAGGCCGACCGTGGTTTCGCCTACTCGGTCGACGCCCCACTGGACATGCGGATGAATTCACACGACGAGCTGACCGCCGCCGACATCCTGAACACCTATACGGCACCCGAACTATCCAGGGTGCTCAGTAGATTCGGTGAGGAGCGTTTCGCGCGGCGAATAGCAGATGAGGTCGTCCGGCGCCGTGCTGTCGAATCCTTCACGCACAGTGCGCAGTTGGTTGAGCTGCTGTACGACACCATCCCAGCGGCTACCCGTCGTACCGGGGGGCATCCGGCGAAAAGAACCTTCCAGGCCCTGCGCATCGCGGTCAACGCCGAGCTCGAATCCCTTGCGGCCGCGATACCTACCGCCATGGCGGCGCTGCGTCCGGGTGGTCGTATCGCGGTCATGGCGTATCAGTCGCTGGAGGACAAGATCGTTAAGGCGGAATTTGCGGCCGCCATCGCATCCCGGTCACCGATTGACCTGCCGGTCGAGCTGCCCGGTGACGCACCGGAGTTCGCGGCGATCACCCGCGGCGCCGAGCGGGCCGACGATGCGGAAATAGAAGTCAATCCACGGAGCGCGCCAGTGCGGTTGCGGGCAGTCGAACGAGTTGCGGACAGGAGGAGCGCATGA
- a CDS encoding peptidoglycan D,D-transpeptidase FtsI family protein: MNRQDRSRPVGARRVRRPASAVSRTAGFAFRHRTGNIIIFLTLAIAAIQLFTLQGPRAAGLRAEASGQLKVTEIEKALRGTIVDSMGNKLAFTIEARALTFQPKKIREQLNKSWEESLKILQDPGKSDAVKAAAAKTRAVDPERRLQDIAAGVSAKLGNKPDAKSLLKKIRSDDTFAYLARSVDPAIAAEIIKEFPEVGAERQDIRQYPGGSLAANIVGSIDWEGYGLLGLEDSLDSALAGKDGSQTYDRGSDGAVIPGSYRDRHNAVNGSTVELTLDNDIQFYVQQQVQQAKDLSEARTVSAVVLDSKTGEVLAMANDNTFDPSQNLGKQGNREMGNLSVSSPFEPGSVNKVITASAVIENDLSNPDEVLQVPGSINMGGVTVRDAWPHGTVPFTTTGVFGKSSNVGTLMLAQRVGPERFMDLVDKFGLGQRTGVGLPGESSGIVPPIEQWSGSTFSNLPIGQGLSMTLLQMTGMYQAIANDGVRMPPRIVKSITAPDGTRKEEPRPEPVQVVNAGTARTVRNMLRAVLQPDARQIQNGTGASGAVEGYQLSGKTGTAQQINPACGCYFDDVYWITFAGIATTDDPRYVIGIEMNAPKRGSDGSPHMTAAPLFHNIASWLMRRQNVPLSPDPGPPLILQAT, encoded by the coding sequence GTGAACCGGCAGGATCGGTCCCGGCCGGTCGGCGCTCGCCGCGTCCGGCGGCCGGCGTCTGCCGTGTCGCGGACCGCTGGATTCGCTTTCCGTCACCGCACGGGCAACATCATCATCTTTCTGACATTGGCCATCGCCGCCATTCAGCTGTTCACCCTGCAGGGCCCGCGTGCCGCGGGTCTGCGTGCCGAGGCCTCGGGTCAGCTGAAGGTCACCGAGATCGAGAAAGCGTTGCGTGGCACCATCGTTGACAGCATGGGCAACAAACTGGCTTTCACCATCGAGGCTCGTGCTCTTACCTTCCAGCCGAAGAAGATTCGCGAGCAGCTCAACAAGTCGTGGGAGGAAAGCCTGAAAATCCTTCAGGACCCCGGGAAGAGTGACGCCGTTAAGGCCGCAGCGGCGAAAACACGGGCCGTCGACCCGGAACGGCGGCTGCAGGATATCGCTGCCGGAGTATCGGCCAAGCTCGGAAACAAGCCCGATGCCAAGAGCCTGCTGAAGAAGATCCGCAGCGATGACACCTTCGCCTACCTGGCGCGTTCGGTAGACCCGGCCATCGCCGCCGAGATCATCAAAGAATTCCCCGAGGTGGGCGCCGAACGGCAGGACATTCGTCAGTATCCCGGTGGATCGCTGGCCGCCAATATTGTGGGCAGCATCGACTGGGAGGGGTACGGCCTTCTCGGGCTTGAGGATTCGCTGGACAGCGCGCTGGCCGGCAAGGACGGTTCCCAAACCTACGACCGCGGCTCCGACGGTGCGGTGATTCCCGGCAGTTATCGGGACCGTCACAATGCCGTCAACGGATCCACCGTCGAACTCACGCTGGACAACGACATCCAGTTCTACGTACAGCAGCAGGTTCAGCAGGCCAAGGACCTGTCCGAGGCGCGGACGGTGTCTGCGGTCGTACTTGATTCGAAGACCGGTGAGGTCCTGGCCATGGCCAACGACAACACCTTTGATCCGTCGCAGAACCTCGGTAAGCAGGGCAACCGTGAGATGGGCAATCTGTCGGTGTCTTCACCGTTCGAACCCGGGTCGGTCAACAAGGTCATCACTGCCTCGGCGGTGATCGAGAACGATCTATCCAATCCCGATGAGGTCTTGCAGGTTCCGGGCTCTATCAACATGGGCGGCGTCACCGTGCGGGACGCATGGCCACATGGAACAGTGCCGTTCACCACCACCGGCGTCTTTGGGAAGTCGTCCAACGTGGGCACGCTGATGCTGGCCCAGCGGGTCGGCCCGGAACGGTTCATGGATCTGGTGGACAAGTTCGGCCTGGGCCAGCGCACGGGCGTCGGCCTGCCCGGCGAGAGCTCCGGCATCGTGCCGCCGATCGAACAGTGGTCGGGCAGCACCTTCTCGAACCTGCCGATCGGCCAGGGCTTGTCGATGACCCTGCTGCAGATGACGGGCATGTATCAGGCGATCGCCAACGACGGAGTGCGGATGCCGCCGCGCATCGTCAAGAGCATCACCGCACCCGATGGCACCCGTAAGGAAGAACCACGCCCCGAGCCAGTACAGGTGGTCAACGCCGGAACCGCGCGCACCGTGCGGAACATGCTGCGCGCGGTGCTGCAACCGGATGCGCGTCAGATCCAGAACGGCACCGGCGCGTCCGGCGCTGTCGAGGGCTACCAGCTGAGCGGCAAGACCGGCACCGCCCAGCAGATCAACCCGGCCTGCGGGTGCTACTTCGACGACGTCTACTGGATCACCTTCGCCGGCATCGCCACCACCGATGATCCCCGGTACGTCATCGGCATCGAGATGAACGCGCCGAAACGCGGGTCCGACGGGTCGCCGCACATGACTGCGGCCCCGCTGTTCCACAACATCGCGTCGTGGTTGATGCGGCGCCAAAACGTGCCATTGTCACCCGATCCCGGACCACCGTTGATCTTGCAGGCGACCTGA
- a CDS encoding UDP-N-acetylmuramoyl-L-alanyl-D-glutamate--2,6-diaminopimelate ligase: MAASGTHRFLPQTRPHPVSDLASLISAELRGPSAATVTGVTLRAQDARSGDLFAALPGSSAHGAQFASEAVAAGATAVLTDAAGAQLLAEQGPDFSDIAVLVHPIPRAVLGALAAKVYGEPSRQLEVVGVTGTSGKTTTTYLVEAGLRSAGKRVGLIGTVGVRIDGEDVPSALTTPEAPALQELLAEMVQRGVDTVVMEVSSHALALNRVDGTRFAVGAFTNLSRDHLDFHPNMEDYFATKARLFQRDSPQRAQRSVICVDDDAGRAMAELARVASPGTVTVSSGAGAVADWTCSDVVVGPDGGQRFVANGPAGSVELGIALPGHYNIANCLVAIAILELLGVSAVTAAPGIAIAGVPGRMESVVAGQPFLAVVDYAHKPGALRAVLESLRSHRDGRLGVVFGAGGNRDRGKRADMGQVAAELADLVVVTDDNPRDEDPSAIRAEIVSGTTGSDVDVIEIGDRRAAIGFAARWAHPGDTVLIAGKGHESGQRVGAVSVPFDDRVELRVALEGLESSKGLGSLND; this comes from the coding sequence GTGGCGGCATCCGGAACTCACCGGTTCCTTCCCCAAACGCGCCCGCACCCGGTCTCCGACCTCGCCTCATTGATCTCGGCGGAACTGCGTGGGCCCAGTGCCGCGACCGTCACCGGTGTCACGCTGCGGGCCCAGGACGCGCGGTCGGGTGACCTCTTCGCGGCGCTGCCCGGTAGTAGCGCACATGGCGCACAGTTCGCGTCCGAGGCGGTCGCTGCGGGGGCTACTGCTGTGCTCACGGATGCCGCCGGGGCACAGCTGCTGGCCGAGCAGGGCCCGGATTTCTCGGATATCGCGGTATTGGTCCATCCCATACCGCGCGCGGTGCTCGGTGCGCTCGCGGCGAAGGTCTACGGGGAGCCTTCCCGCCAGCTGGAGGTGGTCGGTGTCACCGGGACCTCCGGGAAGACCACGACCACCTATCTGGTCGAGGCAGGGCTGCGGTCGGCGGGCAAGCGGGTCGGTCTCATCGGCACGGTTGGGGTACGCATCGACGGCGAGGATGTCCCCAGCGCTCTGACCACACCCGAGGCGCCTGCTCTGCAGGAGTTGTTGGCCGAGATGGTGCAGCGTGGCGTGGACACCGTGGTCATGGAGGTTTCCAGTCATGCGCTGGCGCTCAATCGTGTGGACGGCACCCGTTTCGCGGTGGGGGCGTTCACGAATCTTTCGCGAGACCACCTGGACTTCCATCCCAACATGGAGGATTACTTCGCGACGAAGGCCCGGCTGTTCCAGCGTGATTCGCCGCAGCGGGCGCAGCGCTCGGTCATTTGTGTCGACGATGACGCCGGGCGTGCCATGGCCGAACTGGCGCGCGTGGCGAGTCCCGGCACCGTCACGGTGAGTTCGGGCGCCGGTGCCGTCGCGGACTGGACCTGCTCGGATGTGGTGGTCGGCCCCGACGGCGGTCAGCGGTTTGTCGCGAATGGTCCGGCAGGCAGCGTTGAACTCGGTATCGCATTGCCGGGTCACTACAATATCGCCAATTGTCTTGTGGCTATTGCAATCTTGGAATTGCTCGGGGTGTCAGCGGTGACCGCGGCGCCGGGGATCGCGATCGCCGGTGTGCCGGGACGTATGGAGTCGGTGGTCGCCGGCCAGCCGTTCCTGGCTGTTGTCGACTATGCCCACAAACCCGGCGCCCTGCGCGCTGTCCTGGAGAGTCTGCGCAGCCATCGGGACGGACGGCTGGGGGTGGTGTTCGGTGCCGGCGGTAACCGCGACCGTGGCAAGCGCGCCGATATGGGGCAGGTGGCAGCCGAGCTGGCCGATCTCGTGGTGGTTACCGATGACAATCCGCGCGATGAGGACCCATCCGCGATTCGCGCGGAAATCGTCTCCGGGACAACTGGTTCAGATGTCGATGTGATCGAGATCGGAGACCGGCGCGCCGCCATCGGCTTCGCCGCCCGGTGGGCACATCCGGGGGATACCGTCCTGATCGCGGGCAAGGGGCACGAGAGCGGGCAGCGCGTCGGCGCGGTTTCGGTCCCGTTCGATGACCGGGTGGAGCTGCGGGTCGCGCTGGAAGGGCTGGAAAGCTCGAAAGGACTCGGGAGTCTGAATGATTGA